In a single window of the Pseudodesulfovibrio profundus genome:
- a CDS encoding ABC transporter permease: MRPRLISRVTGMGLEAVWAFKLRSLFVVLGVALGIASLTLIVTAVDGANRKAMEIVDMFGPNSALIFGGNFKKRAVGMRTLTLTREDEARMRDSLPGVYQVLPMRAKRGQTVKYGNRNYPDVLILGTTQDYSDSWDWPLVEGRDLTAEDEERGTKVALLGDKPARELFGDESPIGKVIYISNIPFQVVGRLMYRGFTTGGGGDIDNRIIIPLSTLLQRYNLDRKYHRALRVKFHEADYMEAHTENLRSFLRHQHKLGETEDDDFTILTADEVLRFLSMFKGGLTIFLGVTATIAMLVGGFVLANLFSISVSERAEEIGLKKALGARSSSIMLQFLVEACALTLMGGILGLFLGLGLGQFLSRLDILTIQFSWKAFLMALAGSQVVGLIFGLKPAKQAADLDPIQALRGDG; this comes from the coding sequence ATGAGACCACGGTTGATATCACGAGTGACCGGAATGGGACTTGAAGCCGTATGGGCTTTCAAGCTCCGTTCGCTGTTCGTGGTGCTCGGGGTTGCTCTCGGGATTGCCAGCCTGACGCTGATCGTGACCGCTGTGGATGGCGCGAACCGCAAGGCCATGGAAATCGTCGACATGTTCGGGCCGAATTCCGCCCTGATATTCGGCGGCAATTTCAAGAAACGCGCCGTAGGCATGCGCACCTTGACGCTCACCAGGGAAGATGAGGCGCGCATGCGCGATTCGCTGCCTGGCGTGTATCAAGTGCTCCCCATGCGAGCTAAACGCGGCCAGACCGTCAAGTACGGCAACCGCAACTATCCTGATGTACTGATACTCGGCACCACCCAGGATTATTCGGATTCGTGGGACTGGCCGCTGGTTGAAGGCCGTGATCTCACTGCCGAGGACGAAGAACGTGGAACCAAGGTCGCCCTGCTCGGCGACAAGCCTGCCCGGGAGCTATTCGGCGATGAGTCGCCCATCGGCAAGGTCATATATATTTCCAACATCCCGTTTCAAGTGGTCGGCAGACTGATGTACCGCGGATTCACCACCGGCGGCGGTGGGGATATCGACAACCGAATCATCATCCCACTCTCCACACTGTTGCAGCGCTATAATCTCGATCGCAAATACCACCGCGCCCTTCGGGTGAAATTCCATGAAGCCGACTACATGGAAGCGCATACTGAAAACCTGCGTTCCTTTCTACGCCACCAACACAAGCTTGGCGAAACCGAGGACGATGACTTTACCATCCTGACGGCTGATGAAGTGCTGCGCTTCCTGTCCATGTTCAAGGGCGGATTGACGATCTTTCTCGGTGTTACCGCAACGATCGCCATGCTGGTGGGCGGATTCGTACTCGCCAACCTCTTTTCCATATCCGTCAGCGAACGCGCCGAAGAAATCGGTCTCAAAAAAGCACTGGGAGCGCGCAGTTCGTCGATCATGCTCCAATTCCTTGTGGAAGCATGTGCCCTGACCCTCATGGGAGGTATTCTTGGCCTCTTTCTCGGCCTCGGGCTGGGCCAATTCCTCTCACGCCTCGACATCCTGACCATCCAGTTCTCCTGGAAAGCATTCCTCATGGCCCTTGCCGGTTCCCAGGTAGTCGGCCTCATATTCGGCTTGAAGCCTGCCAAGCAGGCCGCCGACCTCGATCCCATCCAAGCGCTTCGCGGCGACGGATAG
- a CDS encoding LexA family transcriptional regulator, whose translation MPKKKRQCDEAQLKWFEEALERIKKATGARTQVQLAEVLDVRQSSISDAKRRCSIPAEWFLKLYRSHGLDPDWLSDGVEPVYLNESKAKIPADTLLRESPAPYGRMNSRGRVLPVSTMAGSRKENPTWEPNPIEELSVPESFCRPKLQVVKVDSASMEPVIARGAFVGIDCAQKEHPDGDLCAVHFPHQGLTIRRVFMQGDSFVLKAENDKHSDLTIPAAEMEDRTVGRVVWVLQNVSPL comes from the coding sequence ATGCCCAAAAAGAAAAGACAGTGTGATGAGGCACAACTAAAATGGTTCGAGGAGGCCCTTGAGCGTATCAAAAAGGCAACAGGTGCTCGCACACAAGTGCAGCTTGCAGAAGTTCTGGACGTTAGACAATCGTCTATTTCCGATGCCAAACGACGTTGCTCCATTCCTGCTGAATGGTTTTTGAAGCTCTATCGCAGCCACGGACTGGACCCGGATTGGCTTTCAGATGGCGTTGAGCCGGTATATCTGAATGAATCCAAAGCAAAGATCCCTGCAGACACGTTGTTGCGGGAATCGCCGGCTCCGTATGGTCGGATGAACTCACGCGGACGCGTGTTGCCTGTCTCCACTATGGCCGGGAGCAGGAAGGAAAATCCCACCTGGGAACCTAATCCGATCGAAGAACTCTCCGTGCCCGAATCGTTTTGCCGCCCGAAATTGCAGGTGGTCAAAGTTGATTCGGCAAGCATGGAACCGGTAATCGCCAGAGGTGCATTCGTGGGGATCGATTGCGCCCAGAAGGAACATCCGGACGGAGATTTGTGCGCAGTGCACTTCCCGCATCAGGGATTAACCATTCGCCGGGTTTTCATGCAGGGCGATTCATTTGTTCTCAAAGCCGAGAACGACAAACACTCAGACCTGACCATCCCGGCTGCCGAGATGGAAGATCGCACGGTTGGGCGCGTGGTGTGGGTATTGCAAAACGTATCGCCTCTTTAG
- the hflK gene encoding FtsH protease activity modulator HflK: protein MNWDWEKLQKQQQGRHGGGKPPNFDDFQQQFDKFKHFKLPGWKLIVPLIVILWIASGFYIVEPDEVGVVKQFGQFNRITTAGPNYHIPYPIESVLTPKVTQIRRVEFGFRSSGRARVQQFQQGVSREVPEEALMLTGDENIVSVQFIVQYMIKDAKNYLFNVFDPAKTIVHAGEAAMREVIGNGKIDDALTTGKMEIQIETRDLMQHILDMYETGINIVAVQMQNVHPPEQVVDAFKDVASAREDKSRFINEAEAYQRDILPKARGEASRIVNAAQAYKQTKVRKAEGDASRFLAVLSEYNKAKDITRERLYLETMESILSNPEVEKLIMADDALKQTVPYLPLGQTPKSGVNREKN, encoded by the coding sequence ATGAACTGGGACTGGGAAAAGTTACAAAAGCAACAACAGGGGCGTCACGGTGGCGGCAAGCCACCGAATTTTGATGATTTCCAGCAGCAGTTTGACAAGTTCAAACATTTCAAGCTGCCTGGTTGGAAACTCATAGTACCTTTAATCGTCATCCTTTGGATAGCTTCCGGATTCTATATTGTAGAGCCGGATGAGGTTGGCGTGGTAAAGCAATTTGGTCAATTCAATCGCATAACTACTGCGGGACCGAACTACCACATACCCTATCCGATTGAGAGTGTCCTGACACCGAAGGTCACGCAGATCCGGCGAGTCGAGTTCGGATTTCGTTCTTCAGGCAGAGCTCGTGTTCAGCAGTTTCAGCAGGGCGTGAGCCGGGAAGTTCCCGAAGAGGCTTTGATGCTCACTGGTGACGAGAACATCGTTTCCGTGCAGTTCATCGTCCAGTACATGATCAAGGATGCCAAGAATTACCTGTTCAATGTTTTTGATCCTGCCAAGACCATCGTGCATGCCGGTGAGGCCGCCATGCGTGAAGTCATCGGTAACGGCAAGATCGATGATGCTTTGACCACAGGTAAGATGGAAATTCAGATTGAGACCCGCGACTTGATGCAGCATATCCTCGATATGTACGAAACCGGTATCAATATCGTGGCTGTGCAGATGCAGAACGTACATCCGCCGGAACAGGTGGTTGACGCGTTTAAGGACGTTGCCTCCGCTCGCGAAGACAAGAGCCGTTTCATCAACGAAGCGGAAGCGTATCAGCGAGACATCCTGCCCAAGGCGCGTGGTGAGGCTTCTCGCATAGTCAATGCGGCCCAGGCCTACAAGCAGACCAAGGTCCGCAAGGCCGAAGGTGATGCCTCACGTTTCCTCGCCGTGCTCTCCGAGTACAACAAGGCCAAGGACATCACTCGTGAGCGACTGTATCTGGAAACCATGGAAAGCATCCTTTCCAACCCCGAGGTTGAAAAGTTGATTATGGCTGACGACGCTCTCAAACAAACTGTTCCCTACCTGCCTTTGGGCCAGACTCCCAAGTCCGGCGTGAACAGGGAAAAGAACTAG
- a CDS encoding methyl-accepting chemotaxis protein, which produces MGLKNKMICLFLAAGLIPTIIIAGLSAYQSTNALTRSAYGQLQSLRTVKKSAIERYFNTIESQLITFSESSMVAETMRRMAHSFPTFRAQNEIHDAELNTITSELKRYYTEQFSREFSKRNDGKSVNSDALFAQLSPDAIALQHQYIWKNEHPLGSKHLLNVADDYSDYSLLHERFHPIIKHYLEEFGFYDIFLVEPENGYVVYSVYKELDFATSLKNGPFANSGLARAFELANNTDDKHAVFMVDYKPYVPSYEAPAGFIASPIYKGDKKMGIAIFQMPIDRLNTIMRERAGLGETGETYLVGSDKLMRSDSYLDPENRSVNASFHNPTNGSVDTEAARLALSGESGEKITKDYNGQPVLSAYAPIDVLGHRWALLAEIDEAEVNAPINTLLMSIGVVSVILIIGVVSIAVIVSVRLLRQLGNEPEIINEIARKVATGDLNQRFEEGKKGTTGVYASMKEMTEQLQSVVSEVRESSENVASGSEQLASTSQALAQGATEQSASVDQVSSSVEEIASSIRMNAENAKKTEEMALLSAADTEKGGKAVQKTVIAMQNIAERISIIEEIARQTNLLALNAAIEAARAGEHGKGFAVVASEVRKLAEKSGTAAGEISQLSTESLAIAEEAGDLLARILPNINQTAELVQEISTACAEQDSGAEQISKAMLQLDSVVQQNASASEEVASTAEELSGQSEQLMQAMTYFSLSDSAIKSAQKRRASVIKSPPKAIGNSRDDADDEFERF; this is translated from the coding sequence ATGGGGCTTAAAAATAAGATGATCTGTCTGTTTTTAGCAGCGGGTCTCATTCCTACAATTATTATTGCGGGACTTTCCGCATATCAGTCCACCAATGCTTTGACCCGCAGTGCCTATGGACAGCTCCAATCACTACGTACGGTCAAAAAAAGCGCCATCGAACGTTATTTCAACACGATTGAAAGCCAGCTCATCACTTTTTCGGAAAGCTCAATGGTGGCGGAAACCATGCGCAGAATGGCGCACTCCTTCCCCACTTTCAGAGCACAAAATGAAATACACGACGCCGAACTGAATACCATTACCAGCGAGCTAAAAAGGTATTACACCGAACAGTTTTCTAGGGAGTTCAGCAAACGAAATGACGGCAAATCCGTCAACAGTGACGCTCTCTTTGCCCAGCTTTCCCCGGATGCCATCGCGCTGCAACATCAATACATATGGAAGAATGAACACCCACTTGGCTCAAAGCACCTGCTCAACGTCGCGGACGACTACTCCGACTACAGCCTGCTTCATGAGCGTTTCCATCCAATCATCAAACACTATCTCGAAGAATTCGGATTTTACGACATTTTTCTCGTAGAGCCTGAAAACGGATATGTCGTCTATTCTGTGTATAAGGAACTGGACTTCGCCACGTCGCTCAAGAACGGACCATTCGCTAATTCCGGGCTTGCCAGAGCCTTTGAACTGGCGAACAACACTGACGACAAGCACGCCGTATTCATGGTGGACTACAAGCCGTATGTCCCATCGTATGAAGCACCGGCCGGATTCATCGCCTCTCCCATATACAAGGGAGACAAGAAGATGGGCATCGCCATTTTCCAGATGCCAATCGATCGCCTGAATACCATCATGCGAGAGCGCGCTGGCCTGGGTGAAACCGGAGAAACATACCTTGTAGGTTCGGACAAGCTGATGCGTTCCGACTCCTACCTTGACCCGGAAAACCGAAGCGTCAACGCATCATTCCACAACCCCACCAACGGCAGCGTTGACACGGAAGCGGCACGCCTCGCCTTATCGGGAGAAAGCGGTGAGAAGATTACCAAAGACTATAATGGTCAGCCCGTCCTCTCCGCCTACGCACCCATTGACGTTCTCGGGCACAGATGGGCCTTGCTCGCAGAAATAGACGAGGCAGAGGTCAACGCGCCCATCAACACCCTGCTGATGAGCATTGGCGTGGTCTCCGTGATCCTAATCATAGGAGTGGTGTCCATTGCCGTGATCGTTTCCGTGCGTCTGCTCAGACAACTGGGCAACGAGCCAGAGATTATTAATGAGATCGCGCGCAAGGTTGCCACAGGTGACCTGAATCAACGCTTTGAAGAAGGTAAAAAGGGAACCACGGGCGTATACGCTTCCATGAAGGAAATGACGGAACAGTTACAATCCGTTGTCAGCGAGGTCCGAGAGAGCTCGGAGAATGTTGCCTCGGGCAGCGAGCAGCTTGCGTCCACTTCACAGGCGCTTGCGCAAGGTGCAACAGAACAGTCCGCCTCCGTGGATCAGGTCAGTTCCTCGGTTGAGGAAATCGCTTCCTCCATTCGAATGAATGCAGAGAACGCAAAAAAGACGGAAGAGATGGCGCTGCTCAGTGCAGCCGATACCGAAAAGGGCGGCAAGGCCGTGCAGAAGACGGTTATTGCCATGCAGAATATTGCCGAACGAATCTCCATCATCGAGGAGATCGCAAGACAGACCAACCTGCTCGCATTGAATGCGGCCATTGAAGCGGCACGAGCCGGTGAGCATGGCAAGGGGTTTGCCGTTGTCGCCTCTGAAGTTCGTAAACTGGCGGAAAAATCCGGCACGGCAGCCGGAGAGATCAGCCAGCTCTCTACGGAAAGTCTCGCCATTGCTGAAGAAGCCGGTGATCTGCTCGCCAGAATTCTGCCCAACATCAATCAAACGGCTGAGCTGGTACAGGAGATATCAACAGCCTGTGCCGAACAGGACTCGGGTGCAGAGCAGATATCCAAGGCCATGTTGCAGCTTGATTCCGTGGTACAGCAAAACGCATCGGCATCCGAAGAGGTGGCCTCCACCGCTGAGGAGCTTTCAGGACAGTCAGAGCAGTTGATGCAAGCCATGACCTACTTCAGCCTCTCGGATTCGGCTATCAAATCAGCCCAGAAACGGCGAGCAAGCGTAATCAAGTCGCCACCCAAAGCCATTGGGAACTCCCGGGACGACGCGGATGATGAGTTCGAACGATTCTAG
- the hflC gene encoding protease modulator HflC, protein MKKRTVIFMVLIVLGAFALTQSAFTVDQTEKAIVIQLGKPVGDKALGPGLHFKLPLVQNVVFFDARILDFDAKPEEITTTDKKYMKVDSYTKWRIVEPLTFYTKVRTIQGGQARLDDIIRSQLRVALGRYTLIEVVSHKRQEIMDTVTARSRELLEPYGIDVIDVRIKRTDLPAENARAIFGRMKAERERQAKQYRSEGREVSARIIAEADKERSIILADAEKESEIIRGEGDAMATKIYADALGRSPEFYAFTRSLEAYRKSLKDNSRLIMTPKSPFLKYMK, encoded by the coding sequence ATGAAGAAAAGAACAGTAATATTCATGGTCCTCATCGTGCTGGGCGCGTTTGCATTGACTCAGTCAGCGTTCACCGTCGATCAGACGGAGAAGGCTATCGTCATTCAACTCGGTAAGCCGGTAGGGGACAAGGCTTTGGGGCCGGGGCTGCACTTCAAGCTGCCCCTCGTACAGAATGTGGTTTTCTTTGATGCCCGTATTCTGGACTTCGACGCCAAACCCGAAGAGATCACAACCACTGACAAGAAATACATGAAGGTCGACTCCTATACCAAATGGCGTATAGTCGAGCCGCTCACCTTCTACACCAAAGTACGGACCATTCAGGGCGGGCAGGCCCGCCTGGATGACATCATCCGCTCCCAGCTGCGCGTGGCACTGGGCCGGTACACGCTCATTGAAGTCGTGTCGCACAAGCGTCAGGAAATCATGGACACCGTGACCGCTCGCTCCCGTGAACTGCTGGAACCGTATGGAATCGATGTTATCGACGTTCGCATCAAACGAACCGATCTGCCGGCGGAAAACGCCCGAGCAATTTTCGGTCGCATGAAGGCTGAACGTGAACGTCAGGCAAAACAGTACCGCTCCGAAGGTCGTGAGGTTTCTGCAAGAATCATTGCAGAGGCGGACAAGGAACGGTCCATCATTTTGGCTGATGCGGAAAAAGAATCTGAGATCATCCGAGGTGAAGGTGATGCCATGGCAACGAAAATCTATGCTGATGCATTGGGTCGTTCGCCGGAATTCTACGCATTCACCCGCAGCCTGGAAGCATACAGGAAAAGTCTCAAAGACAACTCCCGTCTGATTATGACGCCGAAATCTCCCTTCCTCAAGTACATGAAGTAA
- a CDS encoding phosphomannomutase/phosphoglucomutase gives MKPINKSIFRAYDIRGIVDTDFDVEWVATLARACGTYFLRNGWNRALLGHDCRDTSPGYQAAMAKALAETGLDVVCLDRVSSPVFYYAAKHLGYKAGIMITASHNPSEYNGFKVWGGESTVYGDAIQTIYDIMCKGDFPTGNGFISRHDIIPSYKEDLLSRCTLQRPVKVVVDGGNGASGDLTADILEAAGADVVRLYCEPDGSFPNHHPDPVVEANARDLMAKVTETGAEAGIGLDGDGDRIGAVDETGRLMFGDQLLAIYARDLLETLPGARVIADVKCSHLLFKDVEAHGGTSEMCTTGHSIMKGRMLETGAAIGGEMSGHMFFFHGYHGFDDATFAALKLAEIISKQSKPLSTYLDDWPTTFNTPEIRMDCPEDIKFEVVERAQAYFKERFDVIDMDGARVEFGDGWGLVRASNTQGALVFRFEAESEERLKEIRETIEDPIMQWIQELEEQ, from the coding sequence ATGAAACCAATAAATAAAAGCATATTTCGCGCCTACGATATCCGAGGCATCGTCGATACGGATTTTGATGTTGAATGGGTTGCCACCCTTGCCAGAGCATGTGGAACCTACTTTCTGCGCAATGGCTGGAACCGGGCACTGCTCGGCCATGACTGCCGTGACACCTCTCCCGGGTATCAGGCAGCCATGGCAAAGGCGTTGGCCGAGACAGGACTGGATGTGGTCTGTCTGGATCGTGTTTCCTCGCCTGTTTTCTATTATGCAGCCAAACATCTGGGCTACAAGGCCGGGATAATGATCACTGCCAGCCACAATCCCAGCGAGTACAACGGATTCAAGGTCTGGGGCGGCGAGTCCACCGTGTACGGCGACGCGATTCAAACCATTTACGACATCATGTGCAAAGGCGATTTCCCCACAGGGAACGGGTTCATCTCGCGCCACGACATCATCCCCAGCTACAAGGAAGACCTGCTCTCCCGCTGCACGCTCCAACGCCCCGTCAAGGTCGTTGTGGACGGAGGCAATGGCGCGTCCGGCGATCTCACGGCCGACATTCTTGAAGCTGCCGGGGCCGATGTCGTTCGGTTGTACTGCGAACCGGACGGCTCATTCCCGAACCATCACCCGGACCCGGTAGTCGAAGCCAACGCCCGTGACCTCATGGCCAAGGTCACGGAGACCGGTGCCGAGGCAGGCATCGGGCTTGACGGCGACGGCGACCGCATAGGTGCAGTTGACGAGACAGGACGACTGATGTTCGGCGACCAACTCCTCGCCATTTATGCGCGGGACCTTCTGGAAACCCTGCCCGGTGCGCGTGTCATCGCTGACGTCAAATGTTCGCACCTGCTTTTCAAAGATGTAGAGGCCCACGGCGGCACTTCCGAAATGTGCACCACCGGCCACTCCATCATGAAGGGACGGATGCTTGAGACAGGCGCTGCCATCGGCGGCGAAATGTCCGGGCATATGTTCTTTTTCCACGGGTATCACGGGTTTGACGATGCCACGTTTGCCGCGCTCAAGCTCGCTGAAATCATCAGCAAACAGAGCAAGCCGCTTTCCACGTACCTTGACGACTGGCCAACCACGTTCAACACCCCGGAAATCCGTATGGACTGTCCTGAGGATATCAAGTTCGAGGTGGTCGAGCGGGCTCAGGCCTACTTCAAGGAACGCTTCGACGTCATCGATATGGATGGCGCACGTGTCGAGTTCGGTGACGGATGGGGCCTTGTTCGCGCATCCAACACCCAGGGCGCACTGGTTTTTCGATTCGAGGCGGAATCCGAGGAGCGACTGAAAGAAATCCGTGAGACCATCGAGGACCCGATCATGCAATGGATACAGGAGCTTGAAGAGCAGTGA
- the rnhA gene encoding ribonuclease HI, protein MKEQLPVSKVIIYTDGSCLGNPGPGGYGAILIYGEYKGENADNYKELAQGYRNTTNNRMELRAVIVALEALKRPCEVELWTDSKYVQQAITKSWLKNWLKNGWKTAAKKPVKNQDLWRQLIPLIEKHDVTFKWVKGHSGQLLNERVDDLARNAASGPDLLDDTEE, encoded by the coding sequence ATGAAGGAACAACTCCCAGTGAGTAAAGTGATTATATATACCGATGGGTCATGCCTCGGTAACCCCGGTCCCGGTGGCTACGGCGCCATTCTCATCTATGGCGAATACAAGGGCGAAAACGCCGATAACTACAAGGAGCTCGCCCAGGGCTACCGCAACACCACCAACAACAGGATGGAGCTTCGCGCGGTTATCGTGGCCCTGGAGGCCCTGAAACGCCCATGCGAAGTCGAACTATGGACCGACTCCAAATATGTGCAGCAGGCCATTACCAAGAGCTGGTTGAAAAACTGGCTGAAAAACGGATGGAAAACCGCTGCTAAAAAGCCCGTCAAGAATCAGGACCTGTGGCGCCAACTCATCCCGCTTATCGAAAAGCATGATGTGACCTTCAAGTGGGTCAAAGGACACTCCGGCCAACTGCTTAACGAACGGGTCGACGACCTTGCCAGAAATGCTGCCAGTGGCCCAGACCTGCTGGATGACACCGAAGAATAA
- a CDS encoding ABC transporter ATP-binding protein has protein sequence MSTAISLNGITKTFAQMAEGKNGGEQPGIKVLKGITTDINHGEFVALQGTSGSGKSTLLHIIGLLDRPTEGQYRLNGNDTSTLDDDSQSDLRNKTLGFIFQSFYLIPYATALENVTLPGLYSGKPRAELTARAESLLEQVGLADRMDFRPSRLSGGQQQRVAMARAMLNEPDIILADEPTGQLDSSTSSEIMKLFHTVHQSGKTIVLVTHDENVALEAERIIKLHDGKIAEDTRL, from the coding sequence ATGTCCACAGCCATCTCACTGAACGGCATCACCAAGACCTTTGCCCAAATGGCAGAAGGGAAAAATGGCGGTGAACAGCCCGGCATCAAGGTTCTCAAGGGAATCACCACCGACATCAATCATGGTGAGTTCGTTGCCTTGCAGGGTACGTCCGGCTCAGGCAAGTCCACCCTGCTGCATATCATCGGCCTGCTCGATCGGCCGACCGAAGGGCAATACCGACTCAACGGCAATGACACGTCCACGCTGGACGATGACAGCCAATCCGACCTGCGCAATAAAACCCTCGGATTCATATTCCAGTCATTTTACCTCATCCCCTATGCCACGGCATTGGAGAACGTCACCCTGCCGGGTCTGTACTCGGGCAAACCCCGTGCAGAACTGACAGCACGCGCAGAGTCACTGCTGGAACAGGTCGGGCTGGCGGACCGCATGGATTTTCGGCCTTCCCGTCTTTCGGGAGGTCAACAGCAGCGTGTTGCCATGGCCCGGGCCATGCTCAATGAACCGGACATCATCCTTGCCGATGAGCCTACGGGGCAGTTGGACTCTTCAACCTCAAGCGAAATCATGAAGCTGTTCCATACCGTCCACCAGAGCGGCAAAACCATCGTGCTGGTGACCCATGATGAAAACGTGGCGCTAGAGGCGGAACGGATCATCAAACTGCATGACGGAAAGATAGCTGAAGACACTCGGCTGTAA
- a CDS encoding efflux RND transporter periplasmic adaptor subunit, protein MKKLLFILLALCITGGGIWYFTNSGKADKIKVLETATITRGDVAKILEATGIVKAQVGAQVKIGAQATGVLESVPVKVGDPVRKGDLIAQIDARELQSRIAEARANLRQEEARLEYMEKSLPRKRTLVQKNLEPQDSLDEANQNAETARHAVASSRARLRTLEVQLSYTKIYSPIDGVVSQVAAQEGETIVSGLSVSNLITVLDPTRLEMWIYVDETDIGRVREGLPVRYTVDAYRNRVFEGTVARIYPEPEIRDNIVYYRTLVEVTRDQSEYLRPEMTTQCKIVVETKQDVLAVPNNALKWVKNRQVVFVVSDNPDAEPTEVLPELGLVGLTSSEVISGLKEGDKVATQLVLPGSKIAKDDE, encoded by the coding sequence ATGAAAAAACTCCTCTTCATTCTTCTTGCCCTCTGCATTACAGGCGGCGGCATCTGGTACTTTACCAACTCTGGCAAAGCGGACAAAATCAAGGTTCTTGAAACCGCCACCATTACCCGTGGCGATGTTGCTAAGATTCTCGAAGCCACCGGCATCGTCAAAGCACAGGTCGGCGCACAGGTCAAAATCGGTGCTCAGGCCACCGGTGTGCTGGAATCCGTCCCGGTCAAGGTCGGCGACCCGGTTCGCAAGGGCGATCTCATCGCACAAATCGACGCACGGGAATTGCAATCGCGCATAGCTGAAGCAAGAGCCAATCTGCGTCAGGAAGAAGCTCGCCTTGAGTACATGGAAAAGAGTCTGCCCAGAAAACGCACTCTGGTTCAAAAGAACCTCGAACCGCAGGACTCTCTGGACGAAGCGAATCAGAATGCCGAAACAGCACGACACGCTGTTGCTTCCTCTCGAGCACGACTCAGGACTCTCGAAGTCCAGCTTTCCTACACAAAAATTTACTCCCCTATAGATGGAGTGGTCTCACAGGTTGCGGCTCAGGAGGGGGAAACAATTGTATCAGGCCTTTCCGTTTCCAACCTGATCACCGTACTCGACCCCACCCGACTTGAGATGTGGATTTACGTGGACGAGACCGATATCGGACGAGTCCGCGAAGGACTCCCGGTCCGCTATACGGTCGACGCCTATCGTAATAGGGTATTTGAAGGCACGGTTGCCCGCATCTACCCCGAGCCCGAAATTCGCGACAACATCGTTTACTACAGAACGTTGGTGGAAGTGACGCGCGATCAATCCGAATATCTCCGCCCGGAAATGACCACCCAGTGTAAAATCGTCGTTGAAACCAAGCAGGATGTGCTGGCTGTTCCAAACAACGCCCTCAAGTGGGTGAAAAATCGCCAGGTCGTTTTCGTTGTCAGCGACAATCCCGACGCCGAGCCAACGGAAGTCCTTCCTGAACTCGGCCTTGTCGGTCTCACTTCCAGCGAGGTGATCTCGGGCCTGAAGGAAGGCGACAAGGTCGCCACACAGTTGGTGCTTCCCGGTTCCAAGATAGCCAAGGACGATGAATAA
- a CDS encoding YkgJ family cysteine cluster protein — MPFLRLSRGLFRRFRAMVLRREVQIVGQCRMCGSCCNGILLRDGGWIKNTKGFRKLCKSEPGHERFTVTGKDDYGHLVFACTLQGSDGLCTCYEDRLPLCRNYPTKSLYYQGGWIGPDCGFRFKSVSFRDILLRRKPVRTPEFSEVLKQEIKQVHK, encoded by the coding sequence ATGCCGTTCCTTCGTCTGTCACGCGGATTGTTTCGCCGCTTCCGAGCCATGGTTCTGCGGCGTGAGGTTCAGATTGTTGGCCAATGCAGGATGTGCGGTTCCTGCTGCAACGGTATTCTATTGCGTGACGGCGGATGGATAAAGAACACGAAGGGATTCAGAAAGCTTTGCAAAAGCGAACCCGGACATGAGCGTTTTACCGTGACCGGCAAGGACGATTACGGTCACCTTGTTTTCGCCTGCACATTGCAGGGAAGTGACGGCCTTTGCACATGCTATGAAGATCGCCTTCCTTTATGTAGAAATTATCCGACCAAATCATTATATTACCAAGGAGGCTGGATTGGGCCGGATTGTGGATTCCGGTTCAAGTCGGTTTCATTCAGGGACATCCTGCTGCGCCGTAAACCCGTACGCACACCCGAATTCTCTGAAGTACTGAAACAGGAAATCAAACAGGTTCACAAGTAG